In Cystobacter fuscus DSM 2262, the DNA window CGGGCGGTGGAGATCCGGGACGCGCGGGTGGAATTGGAGTCGGTGCGCGTGGGCGCGGCGCGCACGGCGCTGCACCAGGCGCGGGGCGAGGCGCGGCTCGTGCGCGTGACGGTGGCGCACGGCCCCGACGTGGGGCTCTTCGTGCAGCACGGCACGCTGCGGCTCGAGGACGTCACCGTCACCGGCCACGAGTACGGCCTGCAGACCCGGGAGGCCAGGCTGGAGGCGCGCGGCTTCACCTCGGTGCGCTCGGTGCGCGCGGGCGTGGCGTTGCTCGGCACCACGGGGGTGATGGAGGACACTCGGGTGGTGGGCAGTGGCGACTTCGGGGCGGTGTCGTTGCTGGGCTCGGACATGCTGCTGCGCGGCCTCCACGTGGAGGGCGCGGAGTCCTACGGCGTCTCGGCCACGCGCGGGCGGCTGCGGCTGGAGCGGGCCCTGCTCACCGGGCTGACGTCGCGCGAGGGAGACGCCGGCGACGGGCTGCACCTGCGCGACGTGGAGGTGGAGGCGCGCGGGCTCGTCGTGCGCGACGTGGCGGGCGCGGGGGTGCTGGCGGCCCAGGGAGCCCGGGTGGTGCTGCGGGAGACCTCGTTGACGTCGTGCCGGACCGCGGGAGTGTGGGGCGAGACGCTGGCCCGGGTGACGGCCGAGGGCCTCGAGGTGCGGGGCTCCGGTGGACCCGCGCTCGTGGCCCTGGAGAACGGGGTGCTGCGCGTGGAGGATCTCTCGGCCGGGGACAATGCCGGGGGACTCGTGGTGGCCGACTGCGCGGGCGAGACCCGGGTCACCCTGGGCCGCGTGAAGGGCCAGGGCACGCTGGGGCCGGGGGCGCCGTGCGTGACGGGACCGTCACGCTGAGCGGGCGGAGCCGTCCGGGGCCTCCTCCTGCACGCTCAGGCGCGTGGCGTGGGAGATGAGCCAGGCGCGCGCCTCGTAATGGACCTCGTGGGCCACGCCCGTGCCGAAGAGCAGGTCGCCGTGCCCGTAGTCCATCTTGTCGCCGCGCTCGGCGCCGAAGATGTGGAGCTGCTTGTCGGAGGAGCCGAGCAGTTCGTACTGGGCGCGCAGGTTCTTCGGAGGGGCCAGCCGATCCTGGCTCCCGCCCATCACCAGCACCGGCAGCGTCAGCTTCGCCAGCCCCGCGCGCCAGTCCACGCTCCCGTCGAACGAGCGGAACGCGTCATGGTCGATCCAATCCTGGAACTGGCGCAGCACGTTGCGGCTCATCGACGCCATCATGTTGGCGTACACCTTGCGCTGGATGGTCGGGGGGATGTGCTTGGGGTTGATGATGAGGTCCGACAGGGGGATGGGGACGTAGCCGAGGAAGGGCGCCATCGTGCGGCTCAACCACTCGTTGCGCAGGCCACGCGGCCACGCGGCCCGGTTGCCCAGGTGGATGAGCCGGCGGATGAGCTTGTCGGGCGGGAAGAACACCGGGGAGCCGAGCGCGAGCAGGCCCGCGAGCTTGCCGGCGTGGGAGCCCTGCGCCACCGCGTAGCCCACCAGGCCCCCGAGCGAGTGGCCTACCCAGAAGGCCCGCTGGGCGCCCGTCTGGGCGAGCGCCAGGTCGATGAGCGCCGGTCCGTCCTGGGTGACGAGGTCATCCACGGAGGCGTCCGGCCAGCGCTTTCCCGAGGGCGGGCGCCGAGAGCCCCCGATGCCCCGCCACTCCACGATGAAGCAGTCGAAGCCCTCCTCCGCGAGGACGTGCGAGAGGGAGTAGGGGGGCTCGAAGTCGAAGGTATAGCGGTTGGCGGCCAGCCCATGGCACAGCAGGACGGGCTCCTCGAAGCGCCGGGTGGGCGCGCGCCGCAGGTACACGCTCAGCTCCCAGCCGTCCTGGCACCGGATTTTGAGCAACTCGGGCGGGGGGACACGCGGGCGGTACCACCAGCGCACGAGCAGTATCCAGAGGACGTTGAGCGCCCCCAGGACGAGTACGCCTGCCACCACCCATGGGACCCACCGCGCCACGTCCATTGTTCCTCCATTCGAGTCCGGGCAAATAAAACCTTGCTATGGTCCGTTCTCGCTCGGCTTTCACCACAACGGCCAGTGGCCGACACCCGGAGGCGGGAAAGAACAGATGAGTCCTCGCAAGTTGATGTTCGTGCTGCCGAATCTGTTCACGGTCACCTCCATCCTTTGTGGCTTCTACGCCCTGACCCTGTGCGCGGGCGAGGCGGCTCCGGCGCAGCTGAACCAGGCGGCCCTGGCCATCCTCTTCGCCATGTTCTTCGATGGGTGCGATGGCCGGGTGGCCCGCCTCACGCGCACCCAGAGCGACTTCGGCATGCAGCTCGACAGCCTCGCGGATGTCGTCTCCTTCGGTGCCGCTCCGGGCCTGCTCGTCTACAAGTGGGCCCTGGAGCCCCTGGGCTTCGTGGGCCTGCTCATCGCCTTCAGCTTCACCGCCTGCGGCGCCCTGCGGCTCGCGCGCTTCAACGTCCTCGCCATGCGCAGCCCCCAGGGCGGCGGCGGCAACTTCTTCGTCGGCCTGCCCATCCCGCTCGCCGCCAGCGTGCTCGTCTCGATGATCATCGCCCACTACGCCGCCACGGGGGGCGAGCCCCTCGATGGCTCGGCCCGGGGGCCGGTGGTGGTGGCCACGCTCTCGCTGTCGCTGCTGATGGTGTCCACTGTCCGCTACCGGACCTTCAAGGACCTGCGCCTGTCGCCCCGCTCCGCGGCGGTGCTCGCCCTGGTGCTCGCCAGCGGCGTCGTCATCGGCACGCGCTTCCACCCGGCCTATGTGCTGGTGGCCTACTCCTTCGCCTACCTCGGCTTTGGCCTGCTCGAGTCGGCCTTCCTCGTTCGCCACCGGCTCGTCGCCCGCAAGGCGGGACGCGGCGCGGCCCCGGCCATGGTGCTGCTGGACGAGGCGGAGGACGAGGATGACGACGAGGACGACGGGCAGCGGATGGCGTAGTCGCCCCGCGCGGAGGGCGGCTAGGATGCCCGGCCCATGCGCGTCGAGCTGCTGTGCACCGGGGACGAGCTCGTCACCGGACTGACGACCGACACCAACAGTCCCTACCTGGAGGCGCGGCTCTTCGAGCTGGGCGTCAAGGTGGGCCGGGTGGTGCTGGTGGGCGATGTCCGCGAGGACATCACCCGGGGACTCCAGGAGGCCGCGTCCCGGGCGGACGTGGTCATCGTCTCCGGAGGGCTGGGACCCACGGCGGATGACTTCACCGCCGAGTGCGCCGCGGCGGCCGCGGGCGTGCCCCTCGTCGAGGACGCGGGCACCCTGCACTTCTTGCGCGAGCGCGCCGAGAAGCGGGGCCGGGAGCTGACGTCCAACGTGGCGCGCATGGCGCTCGTGCCCCAGGGCGCGGAGGTGGTGCCCAACCCCGTGGGTGCCGCGCCGCTGTTCATCGTCCGGCTGGGTGGCTGCCGCCTCTTCTTCCTGCCCGGGGTGCCGCGCGAGTACCGGGCCCTGGTGGACGGGGTGGTGGTGCCGCGCGTGCGCGAGGAGCTGGAGCGGCGGCCCGGGCGCACCTGGCGCGCCTTCCGCCTGTTGCGCACGGTGGGCCTGCCCGAGTCGGTGCTCGACGCGCGCGTGGCGCCGCTGGCCCGGGCGCACCCGCGCGTGGTGTTCGGCTTTCGCACCCATGCGCCGGAGAACCAGCTCAAGCTGATGGCGGAAGCGCCCTCCCAGGCCGAGGCGGAGGCCGCCCTGGCCGCGGCCGAGGCGGCGTCGCGCGCGGAGCTGGGCCGCTCGGTGTATGGGGCGGACGCGGACACCTACCCCGGCGTGGTGGCGAGGCTCCTGACACAGGCGCGTGCCACGCTGGCGATCGCCGAGAGCTGCACCGGGGGCCTCATCGCCTCGCAGCTCACCGCGGTGCCCGGCGCGAGCGGCTTCCTCATGGGCAGCGCGGTCGTCTACACCGAGCGGATGAAGACGGCCTGGGCGGGAGTGCCCCCCGACATGCTGGAGCGTCACGGGGCCGTGTCGCGTCCGGTGGCGGTGGCCCTGGCCGAGGGCATTCGCGCCTCGTGCCAGACGACCTACGGCCTGTCGGTGACGGGGGTGGCGGGGCCCACGGGGGGCACGCCCGAGGATCCGGTGGGCACCGTCTACTGCGCGCTCGCGGTGGACGGCGGGCCCACGCGCTGCGAGCGCTTCTCGCTCTCCGGGGATCGCGAACTCATCCGCCTCTTCGCCGCCTTCCACACGCTCGAGCTGCTGCGCGAGCACCTGCTGACTGCGCCTTCCTCGCCATGAGCCGCTCCAAGTCCAAACGCGCCAGGCCTTCCGCCACGCCTCCCAAGGGCCCGTCCCGGGAGCCGGCTCCCGCCGCGCCGCCTCCCGCCGAGCCTCCCGCGCGCGGTGCCCCTCCGAGCGATGCTCCCGCCCGGAGTTCCTCTTCGCCCGAGCCTTCGCTGCGGAGTGGGTCTCCGCCGGAGCGGCCTTCCCGGCCCGTGGTACCGGTGTCCACTGGGGAGCAGGAGGGCGGGGTGGTGGGGGCGGCGGTGCGCACGTGGCTCGCGGCGTACCGGGTGGAGGTGGTGCTCTTCCTGGTGAGCTTCGCGGTGCTGGCCAGCTTCAGCTCGCAGCGCTTCCTGCGCCAGAGCGAGGCGCCCCATTTCGTGTACCAGGCGAAGGCGTGGCTGGAGGGCCGGTTGGATCTGGATCCCGAGGTCCTGCCCAACCTGGAGGACTGGGCGTGCGTGCGCGAGGTGGCGGGCGCGAAGGTGCGGTGCGAGGGCGCGCCGCGGCCGACGGATCGCTGGTACGTGAGCTTCCCGTCGTTTCCCGCGGTGGTGATGCTGCCCTTCGTGGCGATCAACGGCTACCAGTTCAACGACACCTCGTTTGGCGTCTTCACGGGGGCGTTGGCGGTGGCGCTCTTCTACGCGCTGCTGCGCTTCCTCACGAAGGAGGGGGAGACGCCGCGCACGTGGGCACCCAACGCGGTGTTGGCGCTGACGCTGGGCTTCGGCACGCTCTTCTTCTACGCGGCCATTCGCGGCGAGGTGTGGTTCAGCGCGGAGGTGATGGGCGTGGCCTTCACGTGCCTCTACGCGCGCAACGCCATCCGGGCGCACCGGCCGCTGCTCGCCGGGCTCTTCTTCTCCATGGCGACGCTCACGCGCACGCCGCTGCTCTTCACCGGGTTGTTCTTCGTGCTGGAGGCGGTGTGTCCGGGCCCGGACCGGCTCTCCCAGCTCAAGGCGCTGGGGGCGAAGTGGCAGTCCGTGGCGGACAAGCTGGGCCGCTTCGTGCTGGGGGCCGCGCCGCTCGGACTGCTGGCGGCCGCCTACAACTTCTACCGCTTCGGCAGCCTGACCGAGTTCGGCCACCGCTTCCTCTACAACAACCGGGTGAACGTGGACATCGATCGCCTGGGCCTGTTCAACCCGGCCTACCTGCCACGCAACCTGGAGGCGGCCTTCCTCAAGCTGCCGGGCTTGTCGGGCTCCCCGCCGCGTCTCACGTATGACCCTCACGGGCTGACACTGCTGCTCACGTTGCCGCTGCTCGTCTTCCTGCTGATTCCCAAGAGGACGCCGCGCCTGCACTGGCCGGTGTGGCTCACCGTGGCCGTCACCGCGCTGCCCGGCCTGTTCTACCAGAACACCGGCTACATGCAGTTCGGCTTCCGCTTCAGCCTCGACTACACGCCCTACCTGCTGCTGCTCTTCGCGTTGGGCGGCTGGCCCCTGCGCCACCGGGCCGTGGTGGCCGCGCTGGTGCTCGGAGGACTGGTGAACTTCTGGGGCGCGGTGGCCTTCCGGGGCTACACCGAGCTTGTCCGGAACTGGTAGGGCCGGCTTGCCTCCAGGCTTGACCGGCCGCCACCGGACGAGCACATCTCAGGGCGTGAGCGACACGCCTCCGACCCCACCTCCCGCCTCCGGGCCCCCCTCGGGCAAGCGCTGGCACACCCGCGAGGACAGCGGCATCCGCCTGGATGCCCGGCTGCGCTGGTGGCACGACGACGAGCCCATCCAGCATCCGCGCATCGTTGAGCTCTTCAACAGCTCCCTGCACCTGGACGACACGGGCCGCTACCAGCTCCGGATTGGCAACGACTGGTGCTACGTCCAGGTGGAGGGCGCGGCCTATGAGGTGCGCACCGTGGACGTCACCCCGGACGAGCGTGTCTCCGTGCGCCTGAGTGATCGCACCGCCGAGGCCCTGGAGCCCTCGGGCCTCGGGGTGGGCGCCGAGGGCGTGTTGGAGTGCCAGGTGAAGGGCGGCCGGGCCCGGGCGCGCTTCTCCCGGGATGCCCAGTACCAGTTGGGCGAGCTGATGGAGCAGGACGCCCAGGGCCGGCTCTTCCTGCGCGCCGGCCAGCGCCTGCTCGCGTTGCCCGCGTCGCTCGTGCTGCCCGACGTCTAGGCCTGTGCCGTGGGCACCTCCGCCTCGGCGCTCGCGGTGGAGGGCGCCGCGGCGGGGAGCACCCCCGCCAGCTCCCGGGCGAGGGACTCCAACGCGTCCGGGTGCTCGCGCAGCCACTCGGTGGCCCGGTCGCGGCCCTGGCCGATGCGCTCGCCGCGCAGGCTGAAGTGGCTGCCCGCCTTGTCCACCAGCCCCGTCTGCACCCCCAGGTCCAGCACCTCGCCCGCTCGGTGGATGCCCAGGCCGTAGAGCACGTCGAACTCCGCTTCCTGGAAGGGCGGGGCGACCTTGTTCTTCACCACCTTCACCTTCGCCCGTGTCCCCACCACGCTCTCGCCGTCCTTGAGGTTGCCCGTGCGGCGGATCTCCAGGCGCACCGACGAGTAGAACTTCAGCGCGTTGCCTCCCGTGGTCGTCTCCGGGTTGCCGAACACCACGCCGATCTTCATGCGGATCTGATTGATGAAGATGATGCAGCAGCCCGAGCGGCTCACCGCGCCGGTGAGCTTGCGCAGCGCCTGGCTCATCAGCCGCGCCTGCACGCCCATGTGCGCATCCCCCATCTCCCCCTCGATCTCCGCGCGCGGCACCAGCGCCGCCACCGAGTCCACCACGATGAGATCCACCGCGCCCGAGCGCACGAGCTGCTCGGTGATCTCCAGCGCCTGCTCGCCGGTGTCCGGCTGGGAGATGAGCAGCTCCTCCACGCGCACGCCCAGCTTGCGCGCGTAGTTGACGTCCAGCGCGTGCTCCGCGTCGATGAAGGCCGCCACGCCTCCCTGCGCCTGCACCTGGGCGATGGCATGCAGCGTGAGCGTCGTCTTGCCCGAGGACTCGTTGCCGAACAGCTCCACCACGCGTCCGCGCGGGTAGCCCCCC includes these proteins:
- a CDS encoding alpha/beta fold hydrolase, whose translation is MDVARWVPWVVAGVLVLGALNVLWILLVRWWYRPRVPPPELLKIRCQDGWELSVYLRRAPTRRFEEPVLLCHGLAANRYTFDFEPPYSLSHVLAEEGFDCFIVEWRGIGGSRRPPSGKRWPDASVDDLVTQDGPALIDLALAQTGAQRAFWVGHSLGGLVGYAVAQGSHAGKLAGLLALGSPVFFPPDKLIRRLIHLGNRAAWPRGLRNEWLSRTMAPFLGYVPIPLSDLIINPKHIPPTIQRKVYANMMASMSRNVLRQFQDWIDHDAFRSFDGSVDWRAGLAKLTLPVLVMGGSQDRLAPPKNLRAQYELLGSSDKQLHIFGAERGDKMDYGHGDLLFGTGVAHEVHYEARAWLISHATRLSVQEEAPDGSARSA
- the pssA gene encoding CDP-diacylglycerol--serine O-phosphatidyltransferase yields the protein MSPRKLMFVLPNLFTVTSILCGFYALTLCAGEAAPAQLNQAALAILFAMFFDGCDGRVARLTRTQSDFGMQLDSLADVVSFGAAPGLLVYKWALEPLGFVGLLIAFSFTACGALRLARFNVLAMRSPQGGGGNFFVGLPIPLAASVLVSMIIAHYAATGGEPLDGSARGPVVVATLSLSLLMVSTVRYRTFKDLRLSPRSAAVLALVLASGVVIGTRFHPAYVLVAYSFAYLGFGLLESAFLVRHRLVARKAGRGAAPAMVLLDEAEDEDDDEDDGQRMA
- a CDS encoding CinA family nicotinamide mononucleotide deamidase-related protein, coding for MRVELLCTGDELVTGLTTDTNSPYLEARLFELGVKVGRVVLVGDVREDITRGLQEAASRADVVIVSGGLGPTADDFTAECAAAAAGVPLVEDAGTLHFLRERAEKRGRELTSNVARMALVPQGAEVVPNPVGAAPLFIVRLGGCRLFFLPGVPREYRALVDGVVVPRVREELERRPGRTWRAFRLLRTVGLPESVLDARVAPLARAHPRVVFGFRTHAPENQLKLMAEAPSQAEAEAALAAAEAASRAELGRSVYGADADTYPGVVARLLTQARATLAIAESCTGGLIASQLTAVPGASGFLMGSAVVYTERMKTAWAGVPPDMLERHGAVSRPVAVALAEGIRASCQTTYGLSVTGVAGPTGGTPEDPVGTVYCALAVDGGPTRCERFSLSGDRELIRLFAAFHTLELLREHLLTAPSSP
- a CDS encoding DUF1285 domain-containing protein, encoding MSDTPPTPPPASGPPSGKRWHTREDSGIRLDARLRWWHDDEPIQHPRIVELFNSSLHLDDTGRYQLRIGNDWCYVQVEGAAYEVRTVDVTPDERVSVRLSDRTAEALEPSGLGVGAEGVLECQVKGGRARARFSRDAQYQLGELMEQDAQGRLFLRAGQRLLALPASLVLPDV
- the recA gene encoding recombinase RecA — translated: MNKLTEKLKAVAAAVAAIEKQFGKGAVMPLGGEAREQKVAVIPSGSVGLDRALGVGGYPRGRVVELFGNESSGKTTLTLHAIAQVQAQGGVAAFIDAEHALDVNYARKLGVRVEELLISQPDTGEQALEITEQLVRSGAVDLIVVDSVAALVPRAEIEGEMGDAHMGVQARLMSQALRKLTGAVSRSGCCIIFINQIRMKIGVVFGNPETTTGGNALKFYSSVRLEIRRTGNLKDGESVVGTRAKVKVVKNKVAPPFQEAEFDVLYGLGIHRAGEVLDLGVQTGLVDKAGSHFSLRGERIGQGRDRATEWLREHPDALESLARELAGVLPAAAPSTASAEAEVPTAQA